In one Vulgatibacter incomptus genomic region, the following are encoded:
- the mgtE gene encoding magnesium transporter, translated as MRPVPSTLPDSESIRADDLRAVWPILSAEDRAEGFLLLPRDDAEEFFLELDSHDHAALLMAVPPNARRLWLRYLAPDDAADAIQQLEPEERGELLCLLDDLARNEVSGLLAYADDAAGGLMSPRFARVRPDATVDEAIAYLRRQARNQQIETVYYAYVLDGMQRLLGVVSFRELFVASPEKHVSEVMKTEFISLPEDMDQEAVARIFAQRDLMALPVLDAEGRMKGIVTADDIVDVVEEEATEDIQKLGGMEALDMPYLRTPFGEMVRKRAGWLAALFLGEMLTATAMGHFEDEIAKAVVLALFVPLIISSGGNSGSQATTLVIRAMALGELRIRDWWRVIRRELASGLSLGVILASIGFARIVIWEHAFHSYGEHYLLVAGTVALSLIGVVTWGTLAGSMLPFLLKRIGFDPASASAPFVATLVDVSGLVIYFTVAQVILSGTML; from the coding sequence GTGCGGCCCGTCCCCTCGACCCTTCCCGATTCGGAATCGATCCGCGCTGACGACCTGCGCGCGGTCTGGCCGATCCTCAGCGCAGAGGATCGCGCCGAAGGCTTCCTCCTCCTCCCCCGAGACGACGCCGAGGAGTTCTTCCTCGAGCTGGATTCGCACGATCACGCGGCGCTGCTCATGGCGGTGCCTCCGAACGCGCGGAGGCTCTGGCTTCGGTACCTGGCACCGGACGACGCCGCGGACGCGATCCAGCAGCTCGAGCCGGAGGAGCGCGGAGAGCTCCTCTGCCTCCTGGACGACCTCGCCCGCAACGAGGTGAGCGGCCTGCTGGCCTATGCCGACGACGCGGCGGGCGGCCTGATGAGCCCCCGCTTCGCCCGCGTGCGTCCGGACGCCACGGTGGACGAGGCCATCGCCTACCTGCGCCGCCAGGCCCGGAACCAGCAGATCGAGACGGTCTACTACGCCTACGTCCTCGACGGGATGCAGCGCCTCCTGGGCGTGGTCTCGTTCCGCGAGCTCTTCGTCGCGTCTCCCGAGAAGCATGTCTCGGAGGTGATGAAGACCGAGTTCATCTCGCTCCCCGAGGACATGGACCAGGAGGCCGTCGCCCGGATCTTCGCCCAGCGCGATCTCATGGCGCTGCCGGTGCTCGACGCCGAAGGGCGGATGAAGGGCATCGTCACGGCCGACGACATCGTCGACGTGGTCGAGGAGGAGGCCACCGAGGACATCCAGAAGCTGGGCGGCATGGAAGCCCTGGACATGCCCTACCTGCGCACGCCCTTCGGCGAGATGGTGCGCAAGCGGGCAGGGTGGCTCGCCGCCCTCTTCCTCGGCGAGATGCTCACCGCCACCGCGATGGGCCACTTCGAGGACGAGATCGCCAAGGCGGTGGTGCTCGCCCTCTTCGTCCCCCTGATCATCTCCAGCGGTGGAAACTCGGGCTCGCAGGCCACCACCCTGGTCATCCGTGCGATGGCCCTCGGGGAGCTGCGGATCCGCGACTGGTGGCGGGTGATCCGACGTGAGCTCGCCTCCGGTCTCTCTCTCGGCGTGATCCTGGCGTCCATCGGCTTCGCCCGGATCGTGATCTGGGAGCACGCGTTCCACTCCTACGGCGAGCACTATCTGCTGGTGGCCGGAACGGTGGCCTTGAGCCTCATAGGCGTCGTGACATGGGGAACGCTCGCGGGATCGATGCTCCCGTTCCTCCTCAAACGCATCGGCTTCGACCCCGCCAGCGCGTCCGCGCCGTTCGTCGCCACCCTGGTCGACGTCTCGGGCCTCGTCATCTACTTCACAGTTGCGCAGGTGATCCTCTCTGGTACGATGCTCTAG
- a CDS encoding AAA family ATPase gives MILRELRIDGFGLHHDLSLELSPGLNLVTGPNEAGKTTLHAFVRGMLHGFPTGRSAESKHPPLAGGVHGGTLVVEADEGRFAIHRAVGGRRTLRVEGPDGREGGEALLRALLRNVDAPLYRSVFAFGLDELADLSGLTGSEMELRLFDTSLSGAGRSATALVGELELARDAELSARKGRVRELAGRLDELDLELKAARSRSRQYRERLDAEADGAARLEALKALLRTARADVARRDALVALWPQELRRREAEGVLAELPPERNGDARTGEVLARLDALDGRLRDLEMTGAAAEREAERLGHTIEALRPDPRLVGLEGRVKGLLREARLQADRRERLPALAATIHRHEETAAALFASLGPGWSEDRARAIDRSLPRREIIERFGARLRELERRRAEASALEARARSELERASAELAQRRDALNAIEEPPTLAALDRQGGALAELRAARLELEGAARRLDELGAAPTAGGALPPAGALPWVGAAAFLAVALAALVRGEWAVGAVAGAAALAFLAFGIQKAKGAKAGASRGQSRAEAERRLAAIEAAIDAHARAAGLGGEASAAAIEAAAEALGRYRLSRTRWDDRQDDLRRSKVAEELAARECRRAEEALAAADEAAGALHGEWIEHVGDLAGAGGPFGPETAREHLLRLDEAVQAVDARAREQAEHRRIADAVWAWEEAVAAVLGEAGTAAESATSGARGASEEGLARLSASLEAEQKRGEERRLLESRQERLREEAEVARREIERLEAERRELLSEAGVEDRAGLARRVDEARRREAALQERRSAGRAIDETLGSGEDAAAARAALETGEKARWEDERVLAVAAVEEGEAEVEALARELALLRREREELERSGDVPRLSAEREQVQTELSEAARRWRKAVLLRQLLLDSLEELRRERQPAVLRHAGEAFARITGGRYVGVLQTVEGDGVEVLDGRGRRVPASALSRGTREQLYVCVRLGLVAAFAEQGTRLPLLMDDVVANFDPERAAATAAVLADFAGAHQVLFFTCHPHTAERLLSVDPSARHLALAPSWSGAGPADGRPALAAS, from the coding sequence GTGATCCTTCGCGAGCTCCGCATCGACGGCTTCGGACTGCACCACGATCTTTCCCTCGAGCTCTCGCCGGGGTTGAACCTGGTGACGGGGCCCAACGAGGCGGGAAAGACCACGCTCCACGCCTTCGTGCGCGGGATGCTCCACGGCTTTCCGACCGGCCGATCCGCCGAGTCGAAGCATCCGCCGCTCGCTGGCGGCGTCCACGGCGGCACCTTGGTGGTGGAGGCGGACGAGGGGCGTTTCGCGATCCACCGGGCCGTGGGCGGGCGCCGGACGCTGCGGGTGGAGGGGCCCGACGGCAGGGAGGGCGGGGAGGCGCTCCTGCGCGCCCTCCTCCGGAACGTCGACGCTCCGCTCTACAGGAGCGTCTTCGCCTTCGGACTCGACGAGCTGGCGGACCTCTCGGGCCTCACCGGCTCGGAGATGGAGCTCAGGCTCTTCGATACTTCGCTGTCTGGCGCGGGACGCTCGGCGACGGCGCTGGTCGGCGAGCTCGAGCTCGCCCGGGACGCCGAGCTCTCCGCACGAAAGGGGAGGGTGCGGGAGCTCGCAGGGCGCCTCGACGAGCTGGACCTGGAGCTCAAGGCGGCCCGGAGCCGGTCGCGGCAGTATCGGGAGCGGCTCGACGCCGAGGCGGATGGGGCGGCTCGCCTGGAGGCACTGAAAGCCTTGCTCCGCACGGCGAGGGCGGACGTCGCGCGGCGGGACGCGCTTGTTGCTCTGTGGCCCCAGGAGCTCCGACGCCGGGAGGCCGAGGGGGTCCTCGCGGAGCTTCCCCCAGAGCGGAATGGGGATGCTCGGACAGGCGAAGTCCTCGCCAGGCTCGACGCGTTGGACGGGCGCCTTCGGGACCTCGAGATGACGGGCGCTGCGGCCGAGCGGGAAGCGGAGCGGCTCGGCCACACGATTGAAGCGCTACGGCCCGATCCTCGCCTCGTGGGGTTGGAAGGGAGGGTGAAGGGGCTTCTGCGGGAGGCGCGCCTCCAGGCCGACCGTCGAGAGCGGCTGCCGGCCCTCGCTGCGACGATCCATCGGCACGAGGAGACCGCCGCTGCCCTCTTCGCCAGCCTGGGGCCGGGATGGAGCGAGGACCGGGCGCGCGCGATCGATCGCTCGCTGCCGCGCAGGGAGATCATCGAGCGCTTCGGCGCCCGGCTCCGCGAGCTGGAACGGCGCCGAGCGGAGGCGTCCGCGCTCGAGGCGAGGGCGCGGAGCGAGCTCGAGCGGGCATCGGCGGAGCTCGCCCAGCGGCGCGACGCGCTGAACGCCATCGAGGAGCCGCCCACCCTCGCTGCCCTCGATCGCCAGGGTGGCGCCCTCGCCGAGCTGCGTGCCGCGCGACTCGAGCTCGAAGGCGCCGCGCGAAGGCTCGACGAGCTCGGCGCGGCGCCAACCGCAGGTGGGGCGCTCCCACCTGCGGGGGCGCTCCCGTGGGTGGGAGCGGCTGCCTTCCTCGCCGTGGCGCTCGCCGCCCTAGTCCGCGGGGAGTGGGCGGTCGGAGCCGTCGCCGGGGCGGCAGCGTTGGCCTTCCTCGCATTCGGCATCCAGAAGGCCAAGGGTGCGAAGGCCGGGGCATCCCGCGGGCAGTCCCGTGCCGAGGCGGAACGGCGCCTTGCCGCGATCGAGGCCGCCATCGACGCACACGCCCGAGCGGCCGGGCTCGGCGGCGAAGCCTCCGCTGCAGCGATCGAGGCGGCGGCGGAGGCGCTCGGGCGCTACAGGCTCTCGCGGACCCGATGGGACGACCGCCAGGACGACCTCCGTCGCTCGAAGGTCGCGGAAGAGCTCGCCGCCCGCGAATGCAGGAGGGCCGAGGAGGCCCTGGCGGCCGCCGACGAGGCCGCGGGAGCGCTCCACGGCGAGTGGATCGAGCACGTGGGCGATCTGGCGGGAGCTGGAGGCCCGTTCGGGCCCGAAACCGCCCGTGAGCACCTCCTCCGGCTGGACGAGGCGGTCCAGGCCGTCGACGCCAGGGCGAGGGAGCAGGCCGAGCACCGGCGGATCGCCGACGCCGTATGGGCGTGGGAGGAGGCGGTCGCGGCTGTCCTGGGAGAGGCCGGGACGGCGGCCGAGAGCGCTACGAGCGGCGCGCGCGGCGCCTCGGAGGAAGGCCTCGCCAGACTCTCGGCGTCCCTCGAGGCCGAGCAGAAGCGAGGCGAGGAGCGACGCCTCCTCGAATCCAGGCAGGAGCGGCTCCGCGAGGAGGCCGAGGTTGCCCGCAGAGAGATTGAGCGGCTGGAGGCCGAGCGAAGGGAGCTCTTGTCGGAGGCCGGTGTGGAGGATCGGGCTGGCCTAGCCCGGCGGGTGGACGAGGCTCGCCGCCGGGAGGCGGCGCTGCAGGAGCGTCGGAGCGCGGGGCGGGCCATCGACGAGACGCTCGGGTCTGGAGAGGACGCGGCTGCAGCCCGTGCCGCCCTGGAGACGGGCGAGAAGGCGAGATGGGAGGACGAGCGGGTCCTCGCCGTCGCGGCGGTGGAGGAGGGCGAGGCCGAGGTGGAGGCGCTCGCGAGGGAGCTCGCCCTCCTTCGCCGGGAGCGGGAGGAGCTGGAGCGATCCGGGGACGTGCCCCGCCTCTCGGCCGAGAGGGAGCAGGTCCAGACGGAGCTCTCCGAAGCCGCGCGGAGGTGGAGGAAGGCGGTCCTCCTGCGGCAGCTCCTCCTCGATTCCCTCGAGGAGCTCCGACGGGAGCGGCAGCCGGCGGTGCTCCGCCACGCCGGCGAGGCCTTCGCCCGGATCACGGGCGGGCGCTACGTCGGCGTCCTCCAGACCGTGGAAGGCGATGGAGTGGAGGTCCTGGACGGCCGGGGCCGCCGGGTTCCCGCGTCCGCGCTGAGCCGGGGCACCCGGGAACAGCTCTACGTCTGCGTCCGCCTCGGGCTGGTGGCCGCCTTCGCGGAGCAGGGGACGAGGCTCCCTCTTCTCATGGACGACGTGGTGGCGAACTTCGACCCCGAGCGGGCCGCGGCGACGGCGGCGGTCCTCGCGGACTTCGCGGGCGCACACCAGGTCCTCTTCTTCACCTGCCACCCGCACACCGCCGAGCGGCTCCTCTCCGTCGATCCGTCGGCTCGGCACCTCGCCCTCGCGCCATCTTGGTCGGGAGCCGGACCGGCCGATGGACGTCCGGCTCTCGCGGCTTCGTGA
- a CDS encoding metallophosphoesterase family protein, producing MSTFTFLHAADLHLDTPFEGLGAQRPELAEALREASLRAFERLIDLALERRVAFVVLAGDLYDGAERGVRAQLAFRRGLERLSRAGIAALIAHGNHDPVDEGWGAIASWPSLVHVFGSKAVESVPIVHEGNRIATVHGISFGTRSERENLAARFRRGPEAGLHVGVLHCNVDGQPGHDPYAPCSTADLTAAGLDYWALGHVHAGRVLLRGRTWAAYSGNLQGRSFKPAEQGAKGALLIHVVDDAVAEVEPCPLAPVRFSTVTADIDGLEDLPALERLLLDEAQGLSETPGCEGLMLAAKVVGRGPLHRSLVGREEALRSALEDATQGRRPWIRWERLERRTSPEVEREVLVQRADLVGGILRRLDAIAADLEAGSGAVGRAMIESLELPLRGGALRNHVPPIADDEIAALLESVERDALDRLEVEA from the coding sequence ATGTCGACGTTCACCTTCCTCCATGCGGCGGATCTCCACCTGGACACGCCCTTCGAAGGGCTCGGGGCCCAGCGCCCGGAGCTAGCGGAGGCCTTGCGCGAGGCCTCGCTCCGGGCTTTCGAGCGGCTGATCGACCTCGCCCTGGAGCGCCGGGTCGCCTTCGTCGTCCTGGCGGGGGATCTCTACGACGGCGCGGAGCGGGGCGTCCGTGCGCAGCTCGCCTTTCGCCGCGGGCTCGAGCGGCTCTCCCGTGCGGGGATCGCCGCGCTGATCGCGCACGGGAATCACGATCCGGTGGACGAGGGGTGGGGCGCGATCGCCTCCTGGCCGTCGCTCGTCCACGTATTCGGCTCGAAGGCGGTCGAGTCGGTGCCGATCGTCCACGAAGGGAACCGGATCGCGACCGTCCACGGGATCAGCTTCGGCACCCGGTCGGAGCGGGAGAACCTGGCAGCGCGGTTCAGGCGGGGCCCGGAGGCGGGCCTCCACGTCGGCGTGCTCCACTGCAACGTGGACGGGCAGCCGGGGCACGATCCCTACGCCCCTTGTTCGACGGCGGATCTGACGGCGGCGGGCCTCGACTACTGGGCGCTGGGGCACGTCCACGCCGGACGGGTCCTCCTCCGCGGCAGGACCTGGGCCGCCTACTCTGGCAACTTGCAGGGCCGCAGCTTCAAGCCAGCGGAGCAGGGCGCCAAGGGTGCGCTGCTAATCCACGTCGTGGACGACGCGGTCGCGGAGGTCGAGCCGTGCCCGCTGGCGCCGGTGAGGTTCTCCACCGTGACGGCGGACATCGACGGTCTCGAGGATCTGCCGGCCCTGGAGAGGCTTTTGCTCGACGAGGCCCAGGGGCTGTCCGAGACACCCGGTTGCGAGGGGCTGATGTTGGCCGCGAAAGTCGTCGGCCGCGGCCCGCTCCATCGGAGCCTCGTGGGCCGGGAGGAGGCGCTTCGCTCGGCGCTCGAAGACGCGACCCAAGGGCGGCGCCCCTGGATTCGCTGGGAGCGCCTCGAGAGACGCACCTCGCCGGAGGTCGAGAGAGAAGTGCTCGTGCAGCGCGCGGATCTCGTCGGCGGGATCCTGCGGCGCCTCGACGCCATCGCGGCGGATCTTGAAGCTGGTTCCGGGGCCGTCGGTCGGGCGATGATCGAGTCCCTCGAGCTGCCTTTGCGCGGCGGCGCCCTGCGAAACCACGTGCCGCCCATCGCGGACGACGAGATCGCCGCGCTGCTCGAGAGCGTCGAGAGGGACGCCCTCGACCGGCTGGAGGTGGAGGCGTGA
- a CDS encoding Tex family protein, with protein sequence MNAYANEIARALALRAEQVDRVLALHEEGATVPFMARYRKEATGGLDEVQIQAILDAAGTRKELDDRRAAVRRSIEEQGKLTPELVAALARATTRAEVEDLYLPYRPKRRTRATIARERGLEPLADSIWKLEPGDPIATAGAFVDPGKGVPDPEAALAGARDICAERVAEDPELRGAARSLVAGKGELSSRMAPKMKGEKTRFDAYADHSEPVSKAPSHRVLAILRGEAEEVLKVRLALPDDEIVDRLRTKVVGRSTTPAARQLGQAVEDGWSRLMAPSVESEVRTQLKDRADLGAVEIFAENLRHLLLAAPAGGRRVLALDPGLRTGIKATMLDPTGKVLETSTLYSEAGASRRAEAARLLASLVSRHGPELVAVGNGTGSREAEAFVREALGAGRLPIVSVSEQGASIYSASATAREELPDLDVSLRGAVSIGRRLQDPLAELVKIEPKSIGVGQYQHDVDQGLLKKKLGEVVDSCVSAVGVDANTASPQLLEHVAGVGPTLARRIVAHRDEQGPYESRAALRKVKGLGPKAFEQAAGFLRVKGRNPLDDSGVHPERYGVVERMAKDLGVEVASLVGRSELVRRIDWRGYVGDGLGEPTLRDILAELEKPGRDPRGDFSAPAFRPGLHRLEDVREGMVLQGVVTNVTGFGAFVDVGVHQDGLVHVSQLSSRFVKDPAEVVKVGDELTVKVVSVDLERKRLGLSVKALQGGAPGSAGRP encoded by the coding sequence ATGAACGCCTACGCCAACGAGATCGCGCGCGCCCTCGCGCTTCGCGCCGAGCAGGTGGACCGGGTCCTCGCCTTGCACGAGGAGGGCGCCACCGTTCCCTTCATGGCCCGCTACCGGAAGGAAGCCACGGGCGGCCTCGACGAGGTCCAGATCCAGGCGATCCTGGACGCGGCCGGAACACGGAAAGAGCTCGACGATCGCAGGGCGGCGGTGCGGCGATCGATCGAGGAGCAGGGGAAGCTCACGCCCGAGCTCGTCGCCGCCCTGGCGAGGGCCACGACCCGCGCGGAGGTGGAGGATCTCTACCTGCCGTATCGCCCCAAGCGGCGGACTCGCGCCACCATCGCCCGCGAGCGGGGACTGGAGCCGCTCGCCGACTCGATCTGGAAGCTGGAACCAGGCGATCCCATTGCGACCGCCGGCGCTTTCGTGGATCCCGGGAAGGGTGTCCCCGACCCGGAGGCGGCGCTCGCCGGTGCGCGCGACATCTGCGCCGAGCGGGTCGCCGAGGATCCGGAGCTGCGCGGGGCCGCCCGGAGCCTCGTCGCCGGCAAGGGGGAGCTCTCGTCCCGGATGGCGCCGAAGATGAAGGGTGAGAAGACCCGCTTCGACGCCTACGCCGACCACTCGGAACCAGTGTCGAAGGCTCCATCACATCGTGTGCTGGCGATCCTTCGCGGCGAGGCCGAGGAGGTGCTGAAGGTGCGCCTCGCGCTCCCCGACGACGAGATCGTCGACCGCCTGCGGACGAAGGTGGTGGGAAGGAGCACGACGCCTGCGGCTCGACAGCTCGGGCAGGCCGTGGAAGACGGCTGGTCGCGGCTGATGGCGCCCTCTGTCGAAAGCGAAGTGCGGACGCAGCTCAAGGATCGGGCGGACCTGGGCGCCGTCGAGATCTTCGCGGAGAACCTGCGCCACCTGCTGCTGGCGGCCCCGGCGGGCGGGCGGAGGGTGCTCGCGCTGGATCCGGGCCTGCGCACCGGCATCAAGGCGACGATGCTCGACCCCACCGGGAAGGTGTTGGAGACGTCGACGCTCTACTCGGAGGCCGGGGCGTCCCGGCGCGCCGAGGCTGCGCGGCTGCTCGCCTCCCTCGTCTCGCGGCATGGGCCGGAGCTGGTGGCGGTGGGCAACGGGACGGGAAGCCGGGAGGCGGAGGCCTTCGTGCGGGAGGCGTTGGGAGCGGGGCGGCTCCCGATCGTCTCCGTGAGCGAGCAGGGGGCGTCGATCTATTCGGCCTCGGCCACCGCCCGCGAGGAGCTCCCCGACCTCGACGTCTCGCTGCGCGGCGCGGTCTCCATCGGGAGGCGCCTTCAGGATCCCCTAGCGGAGCTGGTGAAGATCGAGCCCAAGAGCATCGGGGTGGGCCAGTACCAGCACGACGTCGACCAGGGTCTCCTCAAGAAGAAGCTCGGCGAGGTGGTGGATTCCTGCGTGAGCGCGGTCGGCGTAGACGCAAACACCGCCTCTCCGCAGCTCCTCGAGCACGTGGCGGGCGTGGGCCCGACCCTCGCGCGGCGGATCGTGGCGCACCGCGACGAGCAGGGGCCATACGAGAGCCGCGCCGCCCTGCGGAAGGTGAAGGGCCTCGGACCGAAGGCCTTCGAGCAGGCAGCAGGCTTCCTCCGGGTGAAGGGCAGGAACCCGCTGGACGACAGCGGCGTGCACCCCGAGCGCTACGGAGTGGTCGAGCGCATGGCGAAGGATCTAGGGGTCGAGGTCGCGTCGCTCGTGGGCCGCTCCGAGCTGGTTCGGCGGATCGACTGGCGGGGCTACGTCGGCGACGGCCTCGGCGAGCCCACCCTTCGGGACATCCTGGCCGAGCTCGAGAAGCCCGGCCGCGATCCCCGCGGGGACTTCTCGGCGCCGGCGTTCAGGCCGGGTCTGCACCGCCTGGAGGATGTCCGCGAGGGCATGGTGCTCCAAGGGGTGGTGACCAACGTCACCGGCTTCGGGGCCTTCGTGGACGTGGGCGTCCATCAGGACGGGCTCGTCCACGTGTCACAGCTCAGCTCACGCTTCGTGAAAGATCCGGCGGAGGTCGTGAAGGTGGGCGACGAGCTCACGGTGAAGGTCGTCTCCGTGGACCTCGAGCGAAAGCGTCTGGGACTCTCCGTGAAGGCGCTCCAGGGTGGCGCTCCTGGTTCGGCAGGACGACCGTGA
- a CDS encoding mechanosensitive ion channel family protein, translating into MELHPLAKDAAGLGALLLVAWLAWVLVLRVGMRLLAAVVRRSPNSWDDAVLDRGVFHRAAAAFPLLIVHQGLPLLPELPPRLSILLSRLAVAAGFVVAARAFSAALMAANDVYVRQPLAKDRPIKGILQVGILVGYMAAAILALAVLMDRSPALLLSGLGAMSAILLLIFRDSILSFVAGIQITTNNLIRVGDWIEMPQFHADGDVIDIALNTIQVQNWDKTITTIPAHKFLENSFKNWRGMQEWGGRRIKRSIFVDVSTIRFLTAEEVEHFGRFFLLRDYIAQKKAELEDHNRTKVQDPSLVVNVRRLSNLGTLRAYVSNYLRQHPGIHPDMTCLVRQLQPTAEGLPLEIYAFTSDIRWAVYEGVQADIFDHVLSVAQEFGLRVFQNPSGHDFAKAWRGDPVENRAVGIPVGREKEPRAE; encoded by the coding sequence TTGGAGCTACATCCGCTCGCGAAGGACGCGGCAGGTCTCGGGGCGCTCCTCCTCGTGGCCTGGTTGGCGTGGGTACTGGTCCTGCGGGTCGGGATGCGCCTCCTGGCGGCCGTGGTCAGGCGGAGCCCGAACTCCTGGGACGATGCCGTCCTCGACCGCGGCGTCTTCCATCGGGCGGCGGCGGCGTTCCCCCTGCTGATCGTCCACCAGGGCCTCCCGCTCCTCCCGGAGCTGCCGCCCAGGCTCTCGATCCTCCTCTCGCGCCTCGCCGTCGCGGCGGGCTTCGTGGTCGCTGCCCGCGCCTTTTCCGCGGCCCTCATGGCGGCCAACGACGTCTACGTCCGCCAGCCGCTGGCCAAGGACCGGCCGATCAAGGGGATCCTCCAGGTCGGGATCCTCGTCGGCTACATGGCCGCCGCGATCCTCGCCCTGGCCGTCCTGATGGACCGCTCGCCGGCGCTCCTCCTCAGCGGGCTGGGCGCGATGAGCGCCATCCTCCTCCTGATCTTCCGCGACAGCATCCTCTCCTTCGTCGCCGGCATCCAGATCACCACGAACAACTTGATCCGCGTGGGCGACTGGATCGAGATGCCCCAGTTCCACGCCGACGGCGACGTGATCGACATCGCCCTCAACACCATCCAGGTTCAGAACTGGGACAAGACGATCACGACCATCCCGGCCCACAAGTTCCTCGAGAACTCGTTCAAGAACTGGCGGGGCATGCAGGAGTGGGGTGGGCGGCGGATCAAGCGATCCATCTTCGTGGACGTCTCCACGATCCGCTTCCTCACCGCCGAGGAGGTCGAGCACTTTGGTCGCTTCTTCCTGCTCCGCGACTACATCGCGCAGAAGAAGGCCGAGCTCGAGGACCACAACCGCACCAAGGTCCAGGACCCGTCGCTCGTCGTGAACGTGAGGCGCCTGAGCAACCTGGGCACCCTTCGCGCCTATGTCTCGAATTATCTCCGGCAGCACCCGGGGATCCACCCGGACATGACCTGTCTGGTGCGCCAGCTCCAGCCCACGGCCGAAGGCTTGCCCCTCGAGATCTACGCGTTCACGTCGGACATCCGCTGGGCCGTCTACGAAGGCGTCCAGGCCGACATCTTCGACCACGTCCTCTCGGTGGCGCAGGAGTTCGGCCTGCGCGTCTTCCAGAACCCCTCCGGCCACGACTTCGCGAAGGCCTGGCGTGGCGATCCGGTGGAGAACCGCGCAGTGGGCATCCCGGTGGGCCGGGAGAAGGAACCCCGCGCCGAGTAG